In one Pseudomonas tensinigenes genomic region, the following are encoded:
- a CDS encoding IMPACT family protein, protein MPFTLSGFCEYREEIRKSRFITFATPIGSPADAQAFFEQHSDLNASHNCWAWKLGDQYRSNDDGEPGGTAGRPILAAIEAQDCDQVAVLVIRWYGGIQLGTGGLARAYGGGANKCLQTAAKVELISRVPLSCTCGFAELALVKLRVADLAGLVVEENFTANGVELKLAVGEAQIELLQSQLADLSRGRILLQR, encoded by the coding sequence ATGCCTTTCACCCTCAGCGGTTTTTGCGAATACCGCGAAGAGATTCGCAAAAGCCGCTTTATCACCTTCGCCACGCCGATCGGCAGCCCTGCTGATGCGCAGGCGTTCTTTGAACAGCACAGCGATTTGAATGCTTCGCACAATTGCTGGGCATGGAAACTCGGCGATCAATATCGCAGCAATGACGATGGCGAACCGGGTGGTACTGCTGGGCGACCGATATTGGCGGCGATTGAAGCGCAGGATTGTGATCAGGTCGCGGTGCTGGTGATTCGTTGGTACGGCGGGATTCAACTCGGTACGGGCGGTTTGGCCCGGGCATATGGCGGTGGCGCGAACAAGTGCCTGCAAACGGCGGCCAAGGTCGAGTTGATCAGCCGGGTGCCGTTGAGTTGCACTTGCGGGTTTGCCGAGTTGGCTTTGGTGAAGTTGCGCGTTGCCGATCTGGCTGGATTGGTAGTGGAGGAAAACTTCACGGCGAACGGGGTCGAGTTGAAGTTAGCGGTGGGTGAGGCGCAGATCGAGTTGTTGCAAAGCCAATTGGCGGATTTGAGCCGTGGGCGGATTTTGTTGCAGCGGTGA